In Grus americana isolate bGruAme1 chromosome 17, bGruAme1.mat, whole genome shotgun sequence, the following proteins share a genomic window:
- the LOC129214086 gene encoding sodium-dependent lysophosphatidylcholine symporter 1-like isoform X1, giving the protein MLPGGHEDAELHRLTQEGAPPQRRVVHREEKPGLTLCRKVCYAVGGIPYQMTGNALGFFLQIFLLDVVQLDPFHASLIIFLGRAWDAVTDPAIGFLVSKSPRTKYGKLVPWIACSMPFGVLCYCMMWFTLSDATPTSLKFLWHLFMYSFFQTCMTCHHVPYSSLTMFLGGTQRDRDSATAYRMGMEVFSTLLGSGIQGQIVGRYHAHTMNSCYVSNETLHNTSIYSLTDSLENTRRAYVFASLALGSIYCLSCLILIFGVREQPGPLSPLGKVELPFASCLRMIMGHKPYTQLLCGFLFASLAFQITQGIFAFFCTHAAGLAGKFQHLVLIMLVTASLSIPFWQCFLRRFGKKTAASLGLVLMIPALVAVTQVMHNFLAFVFLVIMAGCSMAVLYLLPWSMLPDTVDDFMLRNPSCLNLEALFYSFYVFFNKFAGGLAVGISTLSLQKTILPFSFAGYHVGDCTYNPSVILTLQLLMAPVPISLLLIAIVIFCLHPINEERRKQMRMEMETMGVKDVPWDCLTKPTARCWDALPSATTLLSALLPMDL; this is encoded by the exons ATGCTTCCAGGTGGTCACGAAGATGCTGAGCTGCACAGGTTAACCCAAGAAGGAGCTCCTCCACAGAGGAGAGTGGTCCACAGAGAG GAGAAGCCAGGACTGACGCTCTGCAGAAAGGTTTGCTATGCTGTTGGGGGCATTCCCTACCAGATGACAGGCAACGCCCTTGGGTTTTTCCTCCAAATCTTCCTGTTGGATGTTGTGCAG CTGGATCCATTCCATGCCTCTCTGATCATTTTCCTTGGAAGAGCTTGGGACGCAGTTACTGACCCTGCTATTGGCTTCCTGGTCAGCAAGAGCCCAAGGACAAAATATGGCAAGCTGGTCCCATG GATCGCATGCTCCATGCCATTCGGGGTGCTCTGCTACTGCATGATGTGGTTCACCCTCTCGGATGCCACCCCCACCTCCCTGAAATTCCTGTGGCACCTGTTCATGTACAGCTTCTTCCAGACTTGCATGACT TGCCACCACGTGCCATACTCCTCCTTGACAATGTTCCTGGGAGGAACCCAGAGAGACCGTGACTCGGCCACTGCCTACA GAATGGGGATGGAAGTGTTCAGCACACTCCTTGGGTCAGGAATCCAGGGGCAGATTGTGGGCAGATACCATGCCCACACGATGAACAGCTGTTACGTATCAAACGAGACCCTGCACAACACCAGCATCTACAGCCTCACCGATTCTCTGGAGAACACG CGTAGGGCCTATGTGTTTGCATCCCTGGCCCTGGGCTCAATCTATTGCCTGTCCTGTCTGATTCTCATCTTTGGAGTCAGGGAGCAGCCTG GACCCCTCAGCCCCCTGGGGAAGGTTGAGCTGCCCTTTGCCAGCTGCTTGAGGATGATCATGGGACACAAGCCCTACACCCAGCTGCTGTGTGGCTTCCTCTTTGCATCCCTGGCCTTCCAG ATCACACAGGGGATCTTTGCCTTCTTCTGTACTCATGCcgcggggctggcagggaagtTCCAGCATTTAGTGCTTATCATGTTG GTCACAGCTTCCCTCTCTATTCCCTTTTGGCAGTGTTTTTTGAGGagatttgggaagaaaacagcagcatcacTGGGCCTGGTG CTGATGATCCCAGCCCTGGTAGCTGTCACCCAGGTGATGCACAACTTCCTGGCCTTCGTCTTCCTGGTGATCATGGCaggctgcagcatggctgtgctCTACCTTTTACCGTG GTCCATGCTGCCAGATACGGTGGATGACTTCATGCTGAGGAACCCCAGCTGCCTCAACCTGGAGGCTCTCTTCTACTCGTTTTATGTCTTCTTCAACAAGTTTGCAGGTGGCCTTGCTGTGGGGATATCAACGCTGAGTTTACA gaaaaccaTTCTCCCCTTTAGTTTTGCAGGTTACCATGTTGGAGACTGCACATACAACCCCTCAGTCATCCTCACCTTGCAGCTGCTCATGGCCCCAGTCCCCATAAGCCTGCTGCTCATTGCCATAGTCATCTTCTGCCTTCATCCCATCaatgaggagaggaggaagcagatGAGAATGGAGATGGAGACAATGGG cGTGAAGGATGTCCCTTGGGATTGCCTGACTAAGCCCACAGCCAGGTGTTGGGATGCACTGCCCTCTGCCACCACGCTGCTTTCAGCCTTGCTGCCCATGGATTTATGA
- the LOC129214086 gene encoding sodium-dependent lysophosphatidylcholine symporter 1-like isoform X4 — translation MLPGGHEDAELHRLTQEGAPPQRRVVHREEKPGLTLCRKVCYAVGGIPYQMTGNALGFFLQIFLLDVVQLDPFHASLIIFLGRAWDAVTDPAIGFLVSKSPRTKYGKLVPWIACSMPFGVLCYCMMWFTLSDATPTSLKFLWHLFMYSFFQTCMTCHHVPYSSLTMFLGGTQRDRDSATAYRMGMEVFSTLLGSGIQGQIVGRYHAHTMNSCYVSNETLHNTSIYSLTDSLENTRRAYVFASLALGSIYCLSCLILIFGVREQPGPLSPLGKVELPFASCLRMIMGHKPYTQLLCGFLFASLAFQITQGIFAFFCTHAAGLAGKFQHLVLIMLVTASLSIPFWQCFLRRFGKKTAASLGLVLMIPALVAVTQVMHNFLAFVFLVIMAGCSMAVLYLLPWSMLPDTVDDFMLRNPSCLNLEALFYSFYVFFNKFAGGLAVGISTLSLHFAGYHVGDCTYNPSVILTLQLLMAPVPISLLLIAIVIFCLHPINEERRKQMRMEMETMGHQVQLGSRELTQA, via the exons ATGCTTCCAGGTGGTCACGAAGATGCTGAGCTGCACAGGTTAACCCAAGAAGGAGCTCCTCCACAGAGGAGAGTGGTCCACAGAGAG GAGAAGCCAGGACTGACGCTCTGCAGAAAGGTTTGCTATGCTGTTGGGGGCATTCCCTACCAGATGACAGGCAACGCCCTTGGGTTTTTCCTCCAAATCTTCCTGTTGGATGTTGTGCAG CTGGATCCATTCCATGCCTCTCTGATCATTTTCCTTGGAAGAGCTTGGGACGCAGTTACTGACCCTGCTATTGGCTTCCTGGTCAGCAAGAGCCCAAGGACAAAATATGGCAAGCTGGTCCCATG GATCGCATGCTCCATGCCATTCGGGGTGCTCTGCTACTGCATGATGTGGTTCACCCTCTCGGATGCCACCCCCACCTCCCTGAAATTCCTGTGGCACCTGTTCATGTACAGCTTCTTCCAGACTTGCATGACT TGCCACCACGTGCCATACTCCTCCTTGACAATGTTCCTGGGAGGAACCCAGAGAGACCGTGACTCGGCCACTGCCTACA GAATGGGGATGGAAGTGTTCAGCACACTCCTTGGGTCAGGAATCCAGGGGCAGATTGTGGGCAGATACCATGCCCACACGATGAACAGCTGTTACGTATCAAACGAGACCCTGCACAACACCAGCATCTACAGCCTCACCGATTCTCTGGAGAACACG CGTAGGGCCTATGTGTTTGCATCCCTGGCCCTGGGCTCAATCTATTGCCTGTCCTGTCTGATTCTCATCTTTGGAGTCAGGGAGCAGCCTG GACCCCTCAGCCCCCTGGGGAAGGTTGAGCTGCCCTTTGCCAGCTGCTTGAGGATGATCATGGGACACAAGCCCTACACCCAGCTGCTGTGTGGCTTCCTCTTTGCATCCCTGGCCTTCCAG ATCACACAGGGGATCTTTGCCTTCTTCTGTACTCATGCcgcggggctggcagggaagtTCCAGCATTTAGTGCTTATCATGTTG GTCACAGCTTCCCTCTCTATTCCCTTTTGGCAGTGTTTTTTGAGGagatttgggaagaaaacagcagcatcacTGGGCCTGGTG CTGATGATCCCAGCCCTGGTAGCTGTCACCCAGGTGATGCACAACTTCCTGGCCTTCGTCTTCCTGGTGATCATGGCaggctgcagcatggctgtgctCTACCTTTTACCGTG GTCCATGCTGCCAGATACGGTGGATGACTTCATGCTGAGGAACCCCAGCTGCCTCAACCTGGAGGCTCTCTTCTACTCGTTTTATGTCTTCTTCAACAAGTTTGCAGGTGGCCTTGCTGTGGGGATATCAACGCTGAGTTTACA TTTTGCAGGTTACCATGTTGGAGACTGCACATACAACCCCTCAGTCATCCTCACCTTGCAGCTGCTCATGGCCCCAGTCCCCATAAGCCTGCTGCTCATTGCCATAGTCATCTTCTGCCTTCATCCCATCaatgaggagaggaggaagcagatGAGAATGGAGATGGAGACAATGGG GCATCAGGTACAGCTCGGTAGCAGAGAATTAACCCAGGCCTGA
- the LOC129214086 gene encoding sodium-dependent lysophosphatidylcholine symporter 1-like isoform X7 encodes MTGNALGFFLQIFLLDVVQLDPFHASLIIFLGRAWDAVTDPAIGFLVSKSPRTKYGKLVPWIACSMPFGVLCYCMMWFTLSDATPTSLKFLWHLFMYSFFQTCMTCHHVPYSSLTMFLGGTQRDRDSATAYRMGMEVFSTLLGSGIQGQIVGRYHAHTMNSCYVSNETLHNTSIYSLTDSLENTRRAYVFASLALGSIYCLSCLILIFGVREQPGPLSPLGKVELPFASCLRMIMGHKPYTQLLCGFLFASLAFQITQGIFAFFCTHAAGLAGKFQHLVLIMLVTASLSIPFWQCFLRRFGKKTAASLGLVLMIPALVAVTQVMHNFLAFVFLVIMAGCSMAVLYLLPWSMLPDTVDDFMLRNPSCLNLEALFYSFYVFFNKFAGGLAVGISTLSLQKTILPFSFAGYHVGDCTYNPSVILTLQLLMAPVPISLLLIAIVIFCLHPINEERRKQMRMEMETMGVKDVPWDCLTKPTARCWDALPSATTLLSALLPMDL; translated from the exons ATGACAGGCAACGCCCTTGGGTTTTTCCTCCAAATCTTCCTGTTGGATGTTGTGCAG CTGGATCCATTCCATGCCTCTCTGATCATTTTCCTTGGAAGAGCTTGGGACGCAGTTACTGACCCTGCTATTGGCTTCCTGGTCAGCAAGAGCCCAAGGACAAAATATGGCAAGCTGGTCCCATG GATCGCATGCTCCATGCCATTCGGGGTGCTCTGCTACTGCATGATGTGGTTCACCCTCTCGGATGCCACCCCCACCTCCCTGAAATTCCTGTGGCACCTGTTCATGTACAGCTTCTTCCAGACTTGCATGACT TGCCACCACGTGCCATACTCCTCCTTGACAATGTTCCTGGGAGGAACCCAGAGAGACCGTGACTCGGCCACTGCCTACA GAATGGGGATGGAAGTGTTCAGCACACTCCTTGGGTCAGGAATCCAGGGGCAGATTGTGGGCAGATACCATGCCCACACGATGAACAGCTGTTACGTATCAAACGAGACCCTGCACAACACCAGCATCTACAGCCTCACCGATTCTCTGGAGAACACG CGTAGGGCCTATGTGTTTGCATCCCTGGCCCTGGGCTCAATCTATTGCCTGTCCTGTCTGATTCTCATCTTTGGAGTCAGGGAGCAGCCTG GACCCCTCAGCCCCCTGGGGAAGGTTGAGCTGCCCTTTGCCAGCTGCTTGAGGATGATCATGGGACACAAGCCCTACACCCAGCTGCTGTGTGGCTTCCTCTTTGCATCCCTGGCCTTCCAG ATCACACAGGGGATCTTTGCCTTCTTCTGTACTCATGCcgcggggctggcagggaagtTCCAGCATTTAGTGCTTATCATGTTG GTCACAGCTTCCCTCTCTATTCCCTTTTGGCAGTGTTTTTTGAGGagatttgggaagaaaacagcagcatcacTGGGCCTGGTG CTGATGATCCCAGCCCTGGTAGCTGTCACCCAGGTGATGCACAACTTCCTGGCCTTCGTCTTCCTGGTGATCATGGCaggctgcagcatggctgtgctCTACCTTTTACCGTG GTCCATGCTGCCAGATACGGTGGATGACTTCATGCTGAGGAACCCCAGCTGCCTCAACCTGGAGGCTCTCTTCTACTCGTTTTATGTCTTCTTCAACAAGTTTGCAGGTGGCCTTGCTGTGGGGATATCAACGCTGAGTTTACA gaaaaccaTTCTCCCCTTTAGTTTTGCAGGTTACCATGTTGGAGACTGCACATACAACCCCTCAGTCATCCTCACCTTGCAGCTGCTCATGGCCCCAGTCCCCATAAGCCTGCTGCTCATTGCCATAGTCATCTTCTGCCTTCATCCCATCaatgaggagaggaggaagcagatGAGAATGGAGATGGAGACAATGGG cGTGAAGGATGTCCCTTGGGATTGCCTGACTAAGCCCACAGCCAGGTGTTGGGATGCACTGCCCTCTGCCACCACGCTGCTTTCAGCCTTGCTGCCCATGGATTTATGA
- the LOC129214086 gene encoding sodium-dependent lysophosphatidylcholine symporter 1-like isoform X2: protein MLPGGHEDAELHRLTQEGAPPQRRVVHREEKPGLTLCRKVCYAVGGIPYQMTGNALGFFLQIFLLDVVQLDPFHASLIIFLGRAWDAVTDPAIGFLVSKSPRTKYGKLVPWIACSMPFGVLCYCMMWFTLSDATPTSLKFLWHLFMYSFFQTCMTCHHVPYSSLTMFLGGTQRDRDSATAYRMGMEVFSTLLGSGIQGQIVGRYHAHTMNSCYVSNETLHNTSIYSLTDSLENTRRAYVFASLALGSIYCLSCLILIFGVREQPGPLSPLGKVELPFASCLRMIMGHKPYTQLLCGFLFASLAFQITQGIFAFFCTHAAGLAGKFQHLVLIMLVTASLSIPFWQCFLRRFGKKTAASLGLVLMIPALVAVTQVMHNFLAFVFLVIMAGCSMAVLYLLPWSMLPDTVDDFMLRNPSCLNLEALFYSFYVFFNKFAGGLAVGISTLSLHFAGYHVGDCTYNPSVILTLQLLMAPVPISLLLIAIVIFCLHPINEERRKQMRMEMETMGVKDVPWDCLTKPTARCWDALPSATTLLSALLPMDL from the exons ATGCTTCCAGGTGGTCACGAAGATGCTGAGCTGCACAGGTTAACCCAAGAAGGAGCTCCTCCACAGAGGAGAGTGGTCCACAGAGAG GAGAAGCCAGGACTGACGCTCTGCAGAAAGGTTTGCTATGCTGTTGGGGGCATTCCCTACCAGATGACAGGCAACGCCCTTGGGTTTTTCCTCCAAATCTTCCTGTTGGATGTTGTGCAG CTGGATCCATTCCATGCCTCTCTGATCATTTTCCTTGGAAGAGCTTGGGACGCAGTTACTGACCCTGCTATTGGCTTCCTGGTCAGCAAGAGCCCAAGGACAAAATATGGCAAGCTGGTCCCATG GATCGCATGCTCCATGCCATTCGGGGTGCTCTGCTACTGCATGATGTGGTTCACCCTCTCGGATGCCACCCCCACCTCCCTGAAATTCCTGTGGCACCTGTTCATGTACAGCTTCTTCCAGACTTGCATGACT TGCCACCACGTGCCATACTCCTCCTTGACAATGTTCCTGGGAGGAACCCAGAGAGACCGTGACTCGGCCACTGCCTACA GAATGGGGATGGAAGTGTTCAGCACACTCCTTGGGTCAGGAATCCAGGGGCAGATTGTGGGCAGATACCATGCCCACACGATGAACAGCTGTTACGTATCAAACGAGACCCTGCACAACACCAGCATCTACAGCCTCACCGATTCTCTGGAGAACACG CGTAGGGCCTATGTGTTTGCATCCCTGGCCCTGGGCTCAATCTATTGCCTGTCCTGTCTGATTCTCATCTTTGGAGTCAGGGAGCAGCCTG GACCCCTCAGCCCCCTGGGGAAGGTTGAGCTGCCCTTTGCCAGCTGCTTGAGGATGATCATGGGACACAAGCCCTACACCCAGCTGCTGTGTGGCTTCCTCTTTGCATCCCTGGCCTTCCAG ATCACACAGGGGATCTTTGCCTTCTTCTGTACTCATGCcgcggggctggcagggaagtTCCAGCATTTAGTGCTTATCATGTTG GTCACAGCTTCCCTCTCTATTCCCTTTTGGCAGTGTTTTTTGAGGagatttgggaagaaaacagcagcatcacTGGGCCTGGTG CTGATGATCCCAGCCCTGGTAGCTGTCACCCAGGTGATGCACAACTTCCTGGCCTTCGTCTTCCTGGTGATCATGGCaggctgcagcatggctgtgctCTACCTTTTACCGTG GTCCATGCTGCCAGATACGGTGGATGACTTCATGCTGAGGAACCCCAGCTGCCTCAACCTGGAGGCTCTCTTCTACTCGTTTTATGTCTTCTTCAACAAGTTTGCAGGTGGCCTTGCTGTGGGGATATCAACGCTGAGTTTACA TTTTGCAGGTTACCATGTTGGAGACTGCACATACAACCCCTCAGTCATCCTCACCTTGCAGCTGCTCATGGCCCCAGTCCCCATAAGCCTGCTGCTCATTGCCATAGTCATCTTCTGCCTTCATCCCATCaatgaggagaggaggaagcagatGAGAATGGAGATGGAGACAATGGG cGTGAAGGATGTCCCTTGGGATTGCCTGACTAAGCCCACAGCCAGGTGTTGGGATGCACTGCCCTCTGCCACCACGCTGCTTTCAGCCTTGCTGCCCATGGATTTATGA
- the LOC129214086 gene encoding sodium-dependent lysophosphatidylcholine symporter 1-like isoform X6, whose translation MLPGGHEDAELHRLTQEGAPPQRRVVHRELDPFHASLIIFLGRAWDAVTDPAIGFLVSKSPRTKYGKLVPWIACSMPFGVLCYCMMWFTLSDATPTSLKFLWHLFMYSFFQTCMTCHHVPYSSLTMFLGGTQRDRDSATAYRMGMEVFSTLLGSGIQGQIVGRYHAHTMNSCYVSNETLHNTSIYSLTDSLENTRRAYVFASLALGSIYCLSCLILIFGVREQPGPLSPLGKVELPFASCLRMIMGHKPYTQLLCGFLFASLAFQITQGIFAFFCTHAAGLAGKFQHLVLIMLVTASLSIPFWQCFLRRFGKKTAASLGLVLMIPALVAVTQVMHNFLAFVFLVIMAGCSMAVLYLLPWSMLPDTVDDFMLRNPSCLNLEALFYSFYVFFNKFAGGLAVGISTLSLQKTILPFSFAGYHVGDCTYNPSVILTLQLLMAPVPISLLLIAIVIFCLHPINEERRKQMRMEMETMGVKDVPWDCLTKPTARCWDALPSATTLLSALLPMDL comes from the exons ATGCTTCCAGGTGGTCACGAAGATGCTGAGCTGCACAGGTTAACCCAAGAAGGAGCTCCTCCACAGAGGAGAGTGGTCCACAGAGAG CTGGATCCATTCCATGCCTCTCTGATCATTTTCCTTGGAAGAGCTTGGGACGCAGTTACTGACCCTGCTATTGGCTTCCTGGTCAGCAAGAGCCCAAGGACAAAATATGGCAAGCTGGTCCCATG GATCGCATGCTCCATGCCATTCGGGGTGCTCTGCTACTGCATGATGTGGTTCACCCTCTCGGATGCCACCCCCACCTCCCTGAAATTCCTGTGGCACCTGTTCATGTACAGCTTCTTCCAGACTTGCATGACT TGCCACCACGTGCCATACTCCTCCTTGACAATGTTCCTGGGAGGAACCCAGAGAGACCGTGACTCGGCCACTGCCTACA GAATGGGGATGGAAGTGTTCAGCACACTCCTTGGGTCAGGAATCCAGGGGCAGATTGTGGGCAGATACCATGCCCACACGATGAACAGCTGTTACGTATCAAACGAGACCCTGCACAACACCAGCATCTACAGCCTCACCGATTCTCTGGAGAACACG CGTAGGGCCTATGTGTTTGCATCCCTGGCCCTGGGCTCAATCTATTGCCTGTCCTGTCTGATTCTCATCTTTGGAGTCAGGGAGCAGCCTG GACCCCTCAGCCCCCTGGGGAAGGTTGAGCTGCCCTTTGCCAGCTGCTTGAGGATGATCATGGGACACAAGCCCTACACCCAGCTGCTGTGTGGCTTCCTCTTTGCATCCCTGGCCTTCCAG ATCACACAGGGGATCTTTGCCTTCTTCTGTACTCATGCcgcggggctggcagggaagtTCCAGCATTTAGTGCTTATCATGTTG GTCACAGCTTCCCTCTCTATTCCCTTTTGGCAGTGTTTTTTGAGGagatttgggaagaaaacagcagcatcacTGGGCCTGGTG CTGATGATCCCAGCCCTGGTAGCTGTCACCCAGGTGATGCACAACTTCCTGGCCTTCGTCTTCCTGGTGATCATGGCaggctgcagcatggctgtgctCTACCTTTTACCGTG GTCCATGCTGCCAGATACGGTGGATGACTTCATGCTGAGGAACCCCAGCTGCCTCAACCTGGAGGCTCTCTTCTACTCGTTTTATGTCTTCTTCAACAAGTTTGCAGGTGGCCTTGCTGTGGGGATATCAACGCTGAGTTTACA gaaaaccaTTCTCCCCTTTAGTTTTGCAGGTTACCATGTTGGAGACTGCACATACAACCCCTCAGTCATCCTCACCTTGCAGCTGCTCATGGCCCCAGTCCCCATAAGCCTGCTGCTCATTGCCATAGTCATCTTCTGCCTTCATCCCATCaatgaggagaggaggaagcagatGAGAATGGAGATGGAGACAATGGG cGTGAAGGATGTCCCTTGGGATTGCCTGACTAAGCCCACAGCCAGGTGTTGGGATGCACTGCCCTCTGCCACCACGCTGCTTTCAGCCTTGCTGCCCATGGATTTATGA
- the LOC129214086 gene encoding sodium-dependent lysophosphatidylcholine symporter 1-like isoform X5, translating into MLPGGHEDAELHRLTQEGAPPQRRVVHREEKPGLTLCRKVCYAVGGIPYQMTGNALGFFLQIFLLDVVQLDPFHASLIIFLGRAWDAVTDPAIGFLVSKSPRTKYGKLVPWIACSMPFGVLCYCMMWFTLSDATPTSLKFLWHLFMYSFFQTCMTCHHVPYSSLTMFLGGTQRDRDSATAYRMGMEVFSTLLGSGIQGQIVGRYHAHTMNSCYVSNETLHNTSIYSLTDSLENTRRAYVFASLALGSIYCLSCLILIFGVREQPGPLSPLGKVELPFASCLRMIMGHKPYTQLLCGFLFASLAFQITQGIFAFFCTHAAGLAGKFQHLVLIMLVTASLSIPFWQCFLRRFGKKTAASLGLVLMIPALVAVTQVMHNFLAFVFLVIMAGCSMAVLYLLPWSMLPDTVDDFMLRNPSCLNLEALFYSFYVFFNKFAGGLAVGISTLSLQKTILPFSFAGYHVGDCTYNPSVILTLQLLMAPVPISLLLIAIVIFCLHPINEERRKQMRMEMETMGMSLGIA; encoded by the exons ATGCTTCCAGGTGGTCACGAAGATGCTGAGCTGCACAGGTTAACCCAAGAAGGAGCTCCTCCACAGAGGAGAGTGGTCCACAGAGAG GAGAAGCCAGGACTGACGCTCTGCAGAAAGGTTTGCTATGCTGTTGGGGGCATTCCCTACCAGATGACAGGCAACGCCCTTGGGTTTTTCCTCCAAATCTTCCTGTTGGATGTTGTGCAG CTGGATCCATTCCATGCCTCTCTGATCATTTTCCTTGGAAGAGCTTGGGACGCAGTTACTGACCCTGCTATTGGCTTCCTGGTCAGCAAGAGCCCAAGGACAAAATATGGCAAGCTGGTCCCATG GATCGCATGCTCCATGCCATTCGGGGTGCTCTGCTACTGCATGATGTGGTTCACCCTCTCGGATGCCACCCCCACCTCCCTGAAATTCCTGTGGCACCTGTTCATGTACAGCTTCTTCCAGACTTGCATGACT TGCCACCACGTGCCATACTCCTCCTTGACAATGTTCCTGGGAGGAACCCAGAGAGACCGTGACTCGGCCACTGCCTACA GAATGGGGATGGAAGTGTTCAGCACACTCCTTGGGTCAGGAATCCAGGGGCAGATTGTGGGCAGATACCATGCCCACACGATGAACAGCTGTTACGTATCAAACGAGACCCTGCACAACACCAGCATCTACAGCCTCACCGATTCTCTGGAGAACACG CGTAGGGCCTATGTGTTTGCATCCCTGGCCCTGGGCTCAATCTATTGCCTGTCCTGTCTGATTCTCATCTTTGGAGTCAGGGAGCAGCCTG GACCCCTCAGCCCCCTGGGGAAGGTTGAGCTGCCCTTTGCCAGCTGCTTGAGGATGATCATGGGACACAAGCCCTACACCCAGCTGCTGTGTGGCTTCCTCTTTGCATCCCTGGCCTTCCAG ATCACACAGGGGATCTTTGCCTTCTTCTGTACTCATGCcgcggggctggcagggaagtTCCAGCATTTAGTGCTTATCATGTTG GTCACAGCTTCCCTCTCTATTCCCTTTTGGCAGTGTTTTTTGAGGagatttgggaagaaaacagcagcatcacTGGGCCTGGTG CTGATGATCCCAGCCCTGGTAGCTGTCACCCAGGTGATGCACAACTTCCTGGCCTTCGTCTTCCTGGTGATCATGGCaggctgcagcatggctgtgctCTACCTTTTACCGTG GTCCATGCTGCCAGATACGGTGGATGACTTCATGCTGAGGAACCCCAGCTGCCTCAACCTGGAGGCTCTCTTCTACTCGTTTTATGTCTTCTTCAACAAGTTTGCAGGTGGCCTTGCTGTGGGGATATCAACGCTGAGTTTACA gaaaaccaTTCTCCCCTTTAGTTTTGCAGGTTACCATGTTGGAGACTGCACATACAACCCCTCAGTCATCCTCACCTTGCAGCTGCTCATGGCCCCAGTCCCCATAAGCCTGCTGCTCATTGCCATAGTCATCTTCTGCCTTCATCCCATCaatgaggagaggaggaagcagatGAGAATGGAGATGGAGACAATGGG GATGTCCCTTGGGATTGCCTGA